The DNA segment ACTAAGCAGCAATTTGTCTATTAAGATAAGCACAGCGCAATCGCAACATTGGACTGACTGAATTAAAATTCCATTGCGCTCCTGAAATTTTTAAACGGCGATCGAGTTGTTTAATAGCTGATTCGACTGCCCCAGAACCAATTGAAATATAATCTTCAGCTTGTAATAGCTCGTAATTAACTAGACGATGACGGTGTTTTTCAACATAAGCAATAAATTTCCGCGCTCGTTTAGGACATTCTTGTTGAAATAAAGAGATCGCTTGCTCGACTTCTCCTTGCCATAAAAATGTTTCTGCCTGTCTCAGGCGTTTTAATGAACCACCAACTTTGAACAAGTTTTCTTTGAGATGAAACCAATCTAGAATTTCATATCGTTGTTGTGTGGTAGAAATTTGACTAAAAAGATTCCACACTCCTGAATGTCCATCTCCCAGACAGATTAGGGGATTTGTTAATACTTGAGAATTAATCCATGCAGTTAACTCTTCTTTCCTTCGGAATGTTGCCCCGTAATATACTCCCGACAAACGCGCTGCTTGATAGTCTCGCCATTCACATTTTTCTCCTCGGCGTTGAGTTCTC comes from the Myxosarcina sp. GI1 genome and includes:
- a CDS encoding ISKra4 family transposase, which encodes MCLGARSLAAETAAGSHRFFVKQKTQTNIGKERIIKSSVGKLRLRHRQLEKQAVEARTRISPLLQKCCLCLSANESFSQAEQDLFLLTGMKVGHSTLQRQVYTKQKHLDFPDSPIAIHEVCLDGGKVRLRTQRRGEKCEWRDYQAARLSGVYYGATFRRKEELTAWINSQVLTNPLICLGDGHSGVWNLFSQISTTQQRYEILDWFHLKENLFKVGGSLKRLRQAETFLWQGEVEQAISLFQQECPKRARKFIAYVEKHRHRLVNYELLQAEDYISIGSGAVESAIKQLDRRLKISGAQWNFNSVSPMLRLRCAYLNRQIAA